Proteins from one Mytilus galloprovincialis chromosome 11, xbMytGall1.hap1.1, whole genome shotgun sequence genomic window:
- the LOC143052470 gene encoding disintegrin and metalloproteinase domain-containing protein 10-like, with protein MVDIGPVCLLFCHFLIPLVYGHLHTSSVSYLEAVHYDRESLHHQHRTKRSTEELVHLQFEAFSRKWSVKLKRDANIFHNNIIIENSKGPVTYDFDSAYTGKIEGEKSHVFGTVTKTGHFEGQIQLHKDSFVIEKASRHNIKDEDIHTVIYNIKDVNVPTESHFCGLNVKNKQLKPEVKDNINTHDSMDDFKLRYTSGLTDKHRRYRRAVDPKKKICELYIQVDHTLFFRYNNVTDDVIANINNHVMAVNSIFNAVDFDSDTSPDSIGFSIKRIKIHDDPSASEYKYSGNHGVNSMLFLHSEENHDQFCLSYIFTHRDFDNGILGLAWTAEPGTSGGLCSRYTLYTDGRLSLNTGIVTDINYGNDVTTAVSYVTFAHEIGHNFGSLHDESSNLTCAPGGSSGNYIMFAQATAGTKSNNVLFSSCSISSMAPMVESRGRDTANGCFVEYASATCGNKVVESGEDCDCGWDDDCTDPCCYPTLSATGPDSAQACQYRPAATCSPSEGVCCNPSLCSKYQSSDNKVCRTNSSCLDEAICNGGLTCPDSTESANGTVCDDEKVCYFGQCSGQVCQAHGYQSCQCEPTTAGNWKDELLCSLCCTDPADNTCKTADQLSNINVAFTKAVPGTPCNKFLGYCDVFHICREVDPSGPLSKLKNFFLNGEIIDKVKEFLTEYWYVAIAGGVGLIILLVMMIKCCSKSTKGKVQPAPRRVSVEPSRTRY; from the exons atggtGGACATTGGACCAGTTTGTTTGCTGTTTTGTCACTTTCTGATTCCACTGGTCTACG GACACCTGCACACGTCTAGTGTATCATATCTAGAAGCCGTCCATTATGACAGAGAGTCACTCCATCATCAACATCGAACAAAAAGGTCTACAGAAGAATTAGTTCATCTTCAGTTTGAAGCTTTCTCAAG GAAATGGTCTGTAAAACTGAAAAGAGATGcaaatatatttcataacaatatcATCATAGAGAACAGCAAAGGCCCGGTGACGTATGACTTTGATTCTGCGTATACAGGAAAAATTGAAG GCGAAAAGTCACATGTATTTGGAACAGTAACGAAAACTGGACATTTTGAAGGTCAAATTCAGCTTCATAAGGACTCATTTGTTATTGAAAAAGCATCTCGTCataatataaaagatgaagatatccatacagttatttataatattaaagaTGTAAATGTACCTACAGAATCACATTTTTGTGGCTTGAACGTAAAAAATAAACAGCtaaaaccggaagtaaaagataacataaatacGCATGACAGTATGGATGATTTCAAACTTCGATATACATCTGGATTAACCGACAAACACAGAAGATATCGAAGAGCGGTGGATCCTAAGAAAAAGATATGTGAACTATATATTCAAGTTGATCATACACTTTTCTTTAGATATAACAATGTGACAGATGACGTGATAGCTAACATAAATAATCACGTGATGGCAGTTAATTCCATTTTTAATGCTGTTG ATTTTGATAGTGACACTTCACCAGATAGTATAGGGTTTTCAATTAAACGAATAAAAATTCATGACGATCCTTCAGCGTCTGAATATAAATATTCTGGCAATCACGGCGTGAATTCAATGCTCTTTCTCCATTCAGAAGAAAACCATGACCAGTTTTGCTTATCTTACATTTTTACACATAGAGACTTCGATAATGGTATTCTTGGTCTTGCCTGGACAGCGGAGCCAGGAACGTCTGGTGGACTCTGTTCGAGGTATACG CTTTACACCGATGGGCGTCTTAGTCTAAACACTGGTATAGTGACAGATATTAATTATGGAAATGATGTTACTACAGCTGTATCATACGTCACGTTTGCACATGAGATTGGTCATAATTTTGGATCATTG CATGATGAGTCCTCTAATCTAACATGTGCACCTGGCGGGAGTAGTGGTAACTATATTATGTTCGCCCAAGCTACTGCTGGAACTAAATCTAATAATGTTCTATTCTCGTCATGTAGTATATCTTCTATGGCACCAATGGTTGAATCAAGAGGACGCGATACAGCTAATGGATGTTTCGTGG AATATGCGTCAGCCACATGTGGTAATAAAGTAGTCGAAAGTGGCGAGGATTGTGATTGTGGCTGGGACGACGATTGCACAGATCCTTGTTGTTATCCTACGCTGTCAGCTACTGGTCCGGACTCGGCTCAAGCTTGTCAGTATAGACCTGCGGCCACGTGTAG TCCCAGTGAAGGAGTATGCTGTAATCCCTCACTTTGTTCTAAGTATCAATCATCAGATAATAAAGTCTGTAGGACCAACTCTTCCTGTCTTGATGAGGCAATCTGCAA TGGCGGCCTGACCTGTCCAGATTCCACAGAATCGGCTAATGGAACTGTCTGTGATGATGAAAAAGTTTGTTACTTTGGG CAATGTTCAGGCCAGGTTTGTCAAGCTCATGGATATCAATCGTGCCAGTGTGAACCCACTACAGCAGGTAACTGGAAAGACGAACTGCTGTGCTCGTTGTGTTGTACTGATCCAGCTGACAACACTTGCAA aacTGCTGATCAACTTTCGAACATAAATGTAGCGTTTACTAAAGCTGTGCCAGGAACCCCATGTAACAAATTTCTTGGATACTGTGATGTCTTTCATATTTGCAGAGAG GTTGATCCATCAGGTCCTCTCAGTAAACTGAAGAATTTCTTTCTGAACGGAGAAATAATCGATAAAGTGAAGGAATTTTTAACAGAGTACTGGTATGTTGCAATAGCAGGAGGTGTTGGACTCATTATACTACTT GTTATGATGATAAAATGCTGCTCAAAAAGTACAAAGGGCAAAGTACAACCAGCACCACGACGTGTGTCTGTGGAACCATCACGTACCCGATATTAA
- the LOC143051268 gene encoding uncharacterized protein LOC143051268, producing MGLILTFFIVWCMLATCINTESQNFNDKRLLITDPDYADNQQIKRDIQLMKATMSQLQTTVNTLNAKVIGQDKQIQSQNIHIQNQDRQIQSQHTQILSQDGQIQSQKMQIQNQDRQIQKHNSVITSFQNNPPGSVYVRWGRKECPNNSTEMVYSGIGAGGHYTNPGRPTNQVCVPHDPDLGQVSHGSYFGTVYGMEYDTNDFGSNLIDKDVPCAVCRVSHASTILMIPGKSQCYAGWKTEYSGDLMSGHHDHAGGSQYICVDNSLDVLEAGSCNDNGYLLYGTKAYCGSLKCPPYVQDTYFKCVVCSR from the exons ATGGGATTGATTTTGACCTTTTTTATTGTGTGGTGCATGCTTGCTACATGTATCAACACTGAATCACAAAATTTCAACGATAAGCGACTTTTAATCACTGACCCTGATTATGCTGATAACCAACAAATAAAGAGGGATATACAGTTGATGAAGGCAACAATGAGTCAGTTACAAACAACTGTTAATACCCTCAATGCTAAGGTCATAGGTCAGGATAAACAGATTCAGAGTCAGAACATACATATTCAGAATCAGGATAGACAGATACAGAGTCAGCATACACAAATTCTGAGTCAGGATGGACAGATTCAGAGTCAGAAAATGCAGATTCAGAATCAGGATAGACAGATACAGAAGCACAATTCAGTAATAACAAGTTTTCAAAATA ATCCACCTGGAAGTGTTTATGTCAGATGGGGAAGAAAAGAATGCCCAAATAATTCAACCGAAATGGTTTACTCTG GTATTGGCGCAGGCGGCCATTACACTAATCCAGGACGACCTACTAATCAAGTATGCGTTCCACATGACCCAGATCTTGGACAAGTTAGTCATGGATCATATTTTGGAACAGTTTATGGGATGGAGTACGATACCAATGATTTTGGTAGTAATTTAATAGACAAAGATGTACCATGCGCAGTTTGTAGAGTAAGTCATGCATCGACAATACTAATGATTCCCGGGAAATCGCAGTGTTACGCTGGCTGGAAAACCGAGTATAGTGGGGATTTGATGTCAGGACACCATGACCATGCTGGTGGGTCTCAGTACATATGCGTTGATAATAGTCTTGACGTATTGGAGGCTGGTTCATGCAATGATAATGGATATCTTTTGTATGGGACCAAGGCATACTGTGGGTCGCTCAAATGTCCTCCCTATGTACAAGACACTTATTTTAAATGTGTGGTTTGTTCGAGGTAG